One window of the Diospyros lotus cultivar Yz01 chromosome 12, ASM1463336v1, whole genome shotgun sequence genome contains the following:
- the LOC127786663 gene encoding uncharacterized protein LOC127786663, whose product MAIESSFQDMLLKVVLFVVVQALVYLILSGSSNIFSKRKPRPNSFRPARSISIRRMLAVLADMPAGGEPSPSPKDLNKQSQPDPAVCTSPS is encoded by the coding sequence ATGGCAATAGAAAGCAGCTTCCAGGACATGCTTCTGAAGGTGGTGCTCTTTGTTGTAGTTCAGGCTCTCGTCTATCTCATTCTCTCCGGCTCTTCCAACATCTTTTCCAAGAGGAAGCCCAGGCCTAACAGTTTCCGGCCGGCCCGCTCCATCAGCATCCGACGAATGCTCGCCGTGCTCGCCGACATGCCCGCCGGCGGCGAGCCATCTCCTTCTCCCAAGGACCTCAATAAGCAGAGCCAACCAGACCCTGCTGTTTGCACATCCCCATCTTAG